The Myxococcales bacterium genome includes a window with the following:
- a CDS encoding citrate synthase (catalyzes the formation of citrate from acetyl-CoA and oxaloacetate) — protein sequence MTNPQVPPPDGSEYRPGLEGVVASRSSISYVDGENGVLEYRGIDIRELTAHSTFEETTFLLLYNHLPDHRELAQFTTLMARQRVLPHAVREAIHNFPVSMHPMVALQAGIAMLAGDDYFADEIGTQRNNIKRCSSVVAKVPSLVAAFERHRNGEEPMPAQSKYSHAENFLFMMTGVQPHPEAARVFDKLLIMHADHSTNASTFTCRVIGSTLGNIYSSISGAVGALSGPLHGGANERVLRMLYSIGSPDNVEAFVDEQIATGNKIMGIGHRIYKTKDPRAELLQEVIPRLLEIQGGEEKQTLYQTALRLEEVVNQRLGQKKLYPNVDFYSGIVLEILGVPSDLFTTVFALSRVAGWCAHWVEQVSANRIFRPKQEYIGDHHRPYVPMERR from the coding sequence ATGACCAATCCTCAGGTTCCGCCCCCCGACGGTTCCGAATACCGACCCGGTTTGGAAGGCGTCGTCGCGTCCCGTTCCAGCATTTCTTACGTGGACGGCGAAAACGGCGTCCTCGAGTATCGCGGCATCGACATCCGCGAGCTCACGGCCCACAGCACCTTCGAGGAAACCACCTTCCTGCTGTTGTACAACCACCTGCCCGACCACCGGGAACTGGCGCAGTTCACCACGCTGATGGCCCGGCAGCGCGTGCTGCCGCACGCCGTGCGCGAGGCGATCCACAACTTCCCGGTGAGCATGCATCCGATGGTGGCGCTGCAGGCCGGCATCGCGATGCTGGCGGGCGACGATTACTTCGCCGACGAAATCGGCACCCAGCGCAACAACATCAAGCGTTGCTCGTCGGTCGTCGCCAAGGTGCCCTCGCTTGTCGCGGCCTTCGAACGCCACCGCAACGGCGAGGAGCCGATGCCGGCGCAATCGAAATACAGCCATGCCGAAAACTTCCTGTTCATGATGACCGGCGTCCAACCCCACCCGGAAGCGGCGCGGGTGTTCGACAAACTGCTGATCATGCACGCCGACCATTCGACCAACGCCTCGACCTTCACCTGCCGGGTCATCGGGTCGACGCTGGGCAACATCTATTCGTCGATCTCGGGCGCGGTCGGCGCGCTCAGCGGGCCGTTGCACGGCGGGGCCAACGAGCGCGTGCTGCGCATGCTCTACAGCATCGGTTCGCCGGACAACGTCGAGGCGTTCGTCGATGAGCAGATCGCCACCGGCAACAAGATCATGGGCATCGGGCACCGGATCTACAAAACCAAGGATCCGCGCGCCGAATTGCTGCAGGAAGTGATCCCCCGGCTGTTGGAAATCCAGGGCGGCGAGGAAAAACAAACGTTGTACCAGACCGCGTTGCGCCTCGAGGAAGTCGTCAACCAGCGTCTGGGACAGAAGAAGCTCTATCCGAACGTCGATTTCTATTCGGGCATCGTGCTGGAAATCCTCGGCGTGCCGTCCGACCTGTTCACCACCGTGTTCGCCTTGTCCCGCGTCGCCGGCTGGTGCGCGCATTGGGTCGAGCAGGTTTCGGCCAACCGGATTTTCCGGCCGAAGCAGGAATACATCGGCGATCATCACCGGCCCTACGTGCCGATGGAGCGTCGCTGA
- the icd gene encoding NADP-dependent isocitrate dehydrogenase: MTPRFAKLTPPAGEAIAYGPAGIRVPTRPIVPFIRGDGIGPEIWEATRAAVEAAVAQAYGDGRALVWFEVYAGAAAAAVYGPNVVLPDDSLAAIRHYKAAIKGPVETPVGGGIRSVNVALRQALDLYANVRPVRYLPGLPSPLKAPEKVDLVIFRENTEDVYAGIEWAAGSPEAQALIAHLNQHYLAGREPLSPEAAIGLKPMTRRACERLVRRAVAFALAAGYPSVTLVHKGNIMKFTEGGFVEWGYELARAEFGERTLTRAELTGALPSGKVLIKDRIADAMFQDLILHPEEHAVVATTNLNGDYLSDAAAALVGGLGFAAGANLGDELAVFEAVHGTAPDLACRDVANPSSLILTAYELLRHLGWTEAAELLLGALRTVIGKGWVTADVACWLPNVVPLSCSEFAASVVEEIRAAGA, from the coding sequence ATGACCCCGCGCTTCGCTAAGCTCACGCCGCCCGCCGGTGAGGCGATCGCCTACGGTCCGGCCGGCATTCGGGTGCCGACGCGGCCGATCGTGCCGTTCATCCGCGGCGACGGCATCGGCCCGGAAATCTGGGAAGCAACCCGGGCGGCGGTCGAGGCCGCCGTCGCGCAAGCATACGGCGACGGACGCGCGCTGGTCTGGTTCGAGGTCTATGCCGGCGCGGCGGCCGCCGCGGTTTACGGCCCGAACGTCGTTCTGCCCGACGACTCCCTCGCCGCGATCCGGCACTACAAGGCGGCGATCAAGGGCCCGGTGGAAACGCCGGTCGGCGGCGGCATCCGGTCGGTCAACGTCGCGCTGCGGCAGGCGCTGGATTTGTACGCCAACGTGCGGCCGGTGCGGTATCTGCCCGGCTTGCCCTCGCCGCTCAAGGCGCCGGAAAAAGTGGACCTGGTGATCTTTCGCGAAAACACCGAGGACGTGTACGCGGGCATCGAATGGGCCGCCGGCTCGCCCGAGGCGCAGGCGCTCATCGCCCACCTGAATCAACACTACCTGGCCGGCCGCGAACCGCTGTCGCCGGAGGCCGCGATCGGCCTCAAGCCGATGACCCGCCGCGCCTGCGAACGCCTCGTCCGCCGCGCCGTGGCCTTCGCCCTGGCCGCCGGGTATCCGTCGGTCACCCTGGTGCACAAGGGCAACATCATGAAATTCACCGAGGGCGGGTTCGTGGAATGGGGTTACGAACTGGCCCGCGCGGAATTCGGCGAACGCACCCTCACCCGCGCCGAACTGACCGGCGCTTTGCCCTCCGGCAAGGTGCTGATCAAGGACCGGATCGCCGACGCGATGTTCCAGGACCTGATCCTGCACCCCGAGGAACACGCGGTCGTCGCCACGACCAACCTCAACGGCGATTACCTGTCCGACGCCGCCGCCGCGCTGGTCGGCGGGCTCGGCTTCGCCGCCGGCGCGAACCTCGGCGACGAACTGGCGGTGTTCGAGGCGGTGCACGGCACGGCGCCCGACCTGGCCTGCCGCGACGTGGCCAATCCCAGCTCGCTCATCCTGACGGCTTACGAATTGCTGCGGCACCTGGGTTGGACGGAGGCGGCGGAACTGCTGCTTGGCGCTTTACGGACGGTCATCGGCAAGGGCTGGGTGACGGCGGACGTCGCCTGCTGGTTGCCGAACGTGGTGCCGTTGTCCTGTTCGGAATTCGCGGCGTCGGTCGTCGAGGAGATTCGCGCCGCGGGCGCCTGA